A single Brooklawnia cerclae DNA region contains:
- a CDS encoding sugar phosphate isomerase/epimerase family protein — translation MPRLSINQWSMKTTPCDRFIDAVARAGLDSVGLWRQNVAEIGVGRAAKQVADAGLSVSTLCRGGFLTASTPAARAEALDDNRRAIDEAHALGTDTLVMVVGGLERGQSIREVRRAIPATIAELAPYARQAGVRLALEPMHPMFAADRAVISTLGDALAMATASGDDSVGVVVDTYHIWWDPAVLDDIARIAQAGRLLSYQVSDWSLPLASNPLNSRGVMGNGYIDFAELTGAVAATGYSGKVEAEIFNESLWAMPVDDALALVKMRFDSLVAPYL, via the coding sequence ATGCCCCGCCTGTCCATCAACCAGTGGTCGATGAAGACCACCCCCTGCGATCGGTTCATCGACGCGGTCGCCCGCGCCGGTCTCGACTCGGTCGGCCTGTGGCGCCAGAACGTCGCCGAGATCGGCGTCGGACGCGCTGCGAAACAGGTGGCCGACGCCGGCCTGAGCGTCAGCACGTTGTGCCGGGGCGGGTTCCTCACCGCGTCCACCCCGGCCGCACGTGCCGAGGCCCTGGACGACAACCGGCGCGCCATCGACGAGGCGCACGCGCTCGGCACCGACACCCTGGTCATGGTGGTCGGCGGGCTCGAACGCGGCCAGTCGATCCGCGAGGTGCGCCGGGCGATCCCGGCGACGATCGCCGAACTGGCACCCTATGCACGCCAGGCCGGCGTCCGGCTCGCACTGGAGCCCATGCACCCCATGTTCGCCGCCGACCGGGCGGTGATCTCGACGCTGGGCGATGCGCTGGCCATGGCGACCGCCTCGGGGGACGACTCGGTCGGCGTCGTCGTCGACACCTACCACATCTGGTGGGATCCGGCCGTGCTGGACGACATCGCCCGCATCGCGCAGGCCGGCCGGCTGCTCAGCTACCAGGTGAGCGACTGGTCGCTGCCCCTGGCGTCCAACCCGCTGAACTCCCGTGGGGTCATGGGCAACGGGTACATCGACTTCGCGGAACTCACCGGGGCCGTCGCGGCGACGGGCTACTCCGGCAAGGTGGAGGCGGAGATCTTCAACGAGAGCCTGTGGGCCATGCCCGTGGACGACGCCCTGGCCCTGGTGAAGATGCGCTTCGACAGCCTGGTCGCACCGTACCTGTGA
- a CDS encoding IclR family transcriptional regulator: MTSGGDTAGPTPVEAIDRAMALLTALSDADSEGATLVGLCRDLGFNKSTAYRALATMRAKGFVTQDEDGTYRLGPAAVGLGARYFGPDSLAQLLHPALLVLSRDLGELVHLGILNGDRVVYVDKVEPDKAIRVWSQVGRNVPAATTSLGRAILAWRSVSDEQLDAFVGSAREAATLRDALAGARRRGYSTEIEENEPGIACMGVPILTNGSAVAAISVTMLAPTLDDDRVAQVAGRMAELLPPRLPDPLRLPSQLAG, encoded by the coding sequence ATGACTAGCGGCGGCGATACGGCAGGACCGACACCGGTCGAGGCCATCGACCGCGCTATGGCACTGCTCACCGCCTTGTCGGACGCCGACTCCGAGGGGGCCACACTGGTCGGCCTGTGCCGCGACCTCGGCTTCAACAAGTCCACCGCCTACCGCGCCCTGGCGACCATGCGTGCCAAGGGCTTCGTCACCCAGGACGAGGACGGCACGTATCGCCTGGGGCCGGCGGCCGTCGGCCTGGGCGCGCGCTACTTCGGCCCCGACTCGCTGGCGCAGCTGTTGCACCCGGCCCTGCTCGTCCTGTCACGCGACCTGGGCGAACTCGTCCACCTGGGCATCCTCAACGGAGACCGTGTCGTCTACGTCGACAAGGTCGAGCCCGACAAGGCTATCCGCGTCTGGTCACAGGTAGGACGCAACGTGCCCGCGGCCACCACGTCGCTCGGGCGGGCCATCCTCGCCTGGCGGAGCGTCTCGGACGAGCAGTTGGACGCGTTCGTCGGCTCGGCACGGGAAGCCGCGACGCTGAGGGACGCCCTGGCCGGCGCACGCCGGCGCGGCTACTCCACGGAGATCGAGGAGAACGAACCGGGCATCGCGTGCATGGGCGTCCCGATCCTCACCAACGGCTCGGCGGTGGCGGCGATCAGCGTCACCATGCTGGCCCCCACCCTGGACGACGACCGCGTCGCCCAGGTCGCCGGACGCATGGCCGAACTCCTACCCCCCCGGCTGCCCGATCCCCTGCGGTTGCCCTCGCAACTCGCCGGGTGA
- a CDS encoding PaeR7I family type II restriction endonuclease — protein MFPTDPVFNDTGYLDRYRILMQRLVREKQYDAAVVAATVRDQGVADEPVFDLSFANFEASVAARLAYIKALPEEAFPEGTLPT, from the coding sequence TTGTTTCCCACAGACCCTGTTTTCAACGACACCGGGTATCTCGATCGATACCGCATCTTGATGCAGCGTCTCGTACGCGAAAAGCAGTACGACGCTGCCGTCGTGGCAGCGACCGTCAGAGATCAAGGCGTCGCTGACGAGCCCGTCTTCGACCTTTCGTTCGCGAACTTCGAGGCGTCCGTCGCCGCGCGCCTCGCATATATCAAAGCGCTTCCAGAAGAGGCATTCCCCGAAGGCACACTCCCCACATAG
- a CDS encoding TetR family transcriptional regulator — protein sequence MRQDERSERTRDLILSAAAGEICRRGFGLSSLSAIVSAANVNAGSVHYHFKTKLAIGAQIIHDEHAQWGEFLRVHQIPSRRGLISLAALGMLVAERALTNTRARAALVLATDRGAAYSGLPPQIPIWKTTVQALLFEAVALGQLRPEAAADEVAEAIVSAFIGYLEIHDCLRSDISEPSVRTASCIATITALRAGGIGDVAEVIEAAAQVADEFLEDRENVPTGNEQFRAYQPEFAAALRLRTLRLDPDGLIANEGVGGV from the coding sequence GTGCGGCAGGACGAGCGGTCCGAACGAACGCGTGACCTCATTTTGAGTGCCGCGGCCGGTGAGATCTGTCGAAGGGGATTCGGCTTGTCCTCGCTGAGCGCGATCGTCTCAGCAGCCAACGTGAATGCGGGCAGTGTGCACTACCACTTCAAGACCAAGCTGGCCATTGGTGCGCAGATCATCCACGATGAGCATGCGCAGTGGGGTGAGTTTCTGCGAGTACACCAAATTCCAAGTCGGCGCGGCCTGATCTCCTTGGCCGCACTCGGAATGCTGGTCGCCGAACGCGCACTGACCAACACACGAGCGCGTGCAGCGCTGGTGCTCGCCACCGACCGGGGTGCGGCTTACTCGGGTCTGCCACCTCAAATCCCAATCTGGAAGACGACTGTGCAGGCGCTGCTCTTCGAAGCGGTTGCTCTCGGGCAATTGAGACCCGAAGCGGCGGCTGATGAAGTGGCGGAGGCAATAGTGTCAGCCTTCATTGGCTATCTTGAGATTCATGACTGTCTGAGGTCCGACATATCAGAGCCGAGCGTGCGCACGGCATCCTGTATCGCCACCATAACAGCCCTGCGTGCCGGTGGAATCGGTGACGTGGCCGAGGTGATTGAAGCCGCCGCGCAGGTGGCGGACGAATTCCTCGAGGATCGAGAGAATGTGCCTACCGGTAACGAGCAGTTCCGTGCGTATCAACCGGAATTCGCAGCCGCGCTTCGTCTGCGGACCCTTCGCCTCGATCCAGACGGGCTCATCGCAAACGAGGGTGTAGGTGGGGTCTGA
- a CDS encoding aspartate:alanine exchanger family transporter — MVEVLVSNPLLAVMIVLAVGAAVGQIPFGPLRFGAAGALFVGLAVGCLDPRIGQSLGVLQALGLALFVYTVGLAAGSTFVRDLRTQWPLMALGVVVVLVVGVVAGVGARMVGVPGTTVAGAFAGSLTATPALAAASAASGGDPQVAVGYSLAYPVGVIIAILVVSLGIGREWPARRDTASLAGAGIATMSVIVEHPTAIDDLPGWNTQNIKLSYLRRGNRTQVVQPGEYLGVDDMVLVVGPKTAVETAAAALGRPARTMLTHDRADVDFRRFLISSPRLTGRTVAEIDLPGRFGGTVTRVKRGDLDMVAADDLVLQPGDRVLAVVPREHMEDAAALFGDSERKISEIDALGFALGLTAGLLLGLVAVPLPGGGSFSLGTAAGPLVMGMVLGALHRTGPMQWDLPQAANLTIRQLGLLLFLAAVGLASGPAFAASMLTWTGVKVGVLAAVVVIAAAGLFLLGGRLLDLSAQRTMGGFAGLVGQPAILSFATTKTNDERVESGYAALFAICIIAKIIVVPFLVG; from the coding sequence ATGGTGGAGGTGCTTGTCAGCAATCCATTGCTGGCGGTAATGATCGTTCTTGCCGTCGGCGCCGCCGTCGGGCAGATCCCGTTCGGGCCGTTGCGCTTCGGCGCGGCCGGCGCCTTGTTCGTGGGGCTGGCGGTCGGCTGCCTCGATCCGCGCATCGGCCAGTCTCTCGGCGTCCTCCAGGCGCTGGGCCTGGCGCTGTTCGTCTACACGGTCGGGCTGGCCGCCGGGTCGACCTTCGTCCGTGACCTGCGCACCCAATGGCCGCTCATGGCGCTGGGGGTGGTGGTCGTCCTCGTCGTCGGAGTCGTGGCCGGGGTGGGGGCGCGCATGGTCGGCGTCCCGGGCACCACGGTGGCGGGCGCGTTCGCCGGCTCGCTGACGGCCACCCCGGCTCTGGCCGCGGCATCGGCCGCCTCCGGGGGCGATCCGCAGGTCGCCGTCGGCTACTCGCTCGCCTACCCGGTGGGCGTGATCATCGCGATCCTCGTCGTCTCCCTCGGCATCGGCCGCGAGTGGCCGGCCCGGCGCGACACCGCGTCGCTCGCCGGCGCGGGCATCGCGACGATGAGCGTGATCGTCGAACACCCGACGGCGATCGACGACCTGCCCGGCTGGAACACCCAGAACATCAAGCTCAGCTATCTGCGCCGGGGCAACCGGACGCAGGTCGTCCAGCCGGGGGAGTACCTCGGGGTGGACGACATGGTTCTGGTCGTCGGGCCGAAGACGGCTGTCGAGACGGCGGCCGCCGCCCTCGGACGCCCCGCGAGGACGATGCTCACCCACGATCGTGCCGATGTCGACTTCCGGCGCTTCCTCATCTCCAGCCCTCGTCTCACCGGGCGCACCGTGGCCGAGATCGACCTGCCCGGACGCTTCGGCGGCACCGTCACCCGCGTCAAGCGCGGTGACCTCGACATGGTGGCCGCTGACGACCTCGTCCTGCAACCCGGCGATCGCGTCCTCGCGGTCGTCCCGCGCGAGCACATGGAGGACGCTGCGGCCCTGTTCGGCGACTCGGAACGCAAGATCAGCGAGATCGACGCCCTGGGTTTCGCGCTCGGCCTCACCGCGGGGCTGCTGCTCGGGCTGGTCGCGGTGCCGCTGCCGGGTGGCGGCTCGTTCTCACTGGGCACTGCCGCCGGGCCCCTGGTGATGGGCATGGTGCTCGGCGCGCTGCACCGCACCGGACCCATGCAGTGGGACCTGCCGCAGGCCGCCAACCTGACGATCCGGCAGCTGGGTCTGCTGCTGTTCCTCGCTGCCGTGGGACTGGCCAGCGGTCCGGCGTTCGCCGCGTCCATGCTCACGTGGACGGGGGTCAAGGTGGGTGTGCTGGCCGCCGTCGTCGTGATCGCCGCCGCCGGCCTCTTCCTGCTCGGTGGGCGGCTGCTCGATCTGTCCGCGCAGCGGACGATGGGTGGTTTCGCGGGGCTGGTCGGCCAGCCGGCGATCCTGTCGTTCGCGACCACGAAGACCAACGACGAACGGGTCGAGTCGGGCTATGCCGCACTGTTCGCGATCTGCATCATCGCGAAGATCATCGTCGTCCCGTTCCTCGTGGGCTAA
- the trxA gene encoding thioredoxin has product MAITTVTSENINETLAKNDIVFLDFWAGWCMPCQRFAPIFEAASDKDPDIVWGKIDTEDQQELAGAAGITSIPTLMIFREGVPVFSQAGALPASALDSLVEQVRSLDMDEVRRQVAEMDARDASPAGDQRA; this is encoded by the coding sequence ATGGCCATCACCACCGTCACCAGCGAGAACATCAACGAGACGCTGGCGAAGAACGACATCGTCTTCCTCGACTTCTGGGCCGGCTGGTGTATGCCCTGCCAGCGCTTCGCCCCCATCTTCGAGGCCGCGAGCGACAAGGACCCCGACATCGTGTGGGGAAAGATCGACACCGAGGACCAGCAGGAGCTGGCCGGCGCGGCCGGGATCACCTCCATCCCCACCCTGATGATCTTCCGCGAGGGCGTCCCCGTCTTCTCCCAGGCCGGCGCGCTGCCCGCGTCCGCACTCGACAGCCTCGTCGAGCAGGTGCGCTCGCTCGACATGGACGAGGTGCGCAGGCAGGTGGCCGAGATGGACGCGCGGGACGCGTCCCCGGCGGGCGACCAGCGCGCCTGA
- a CDS encoding MptD family putative ECF transporter S component, which translates to MGEPTKLSARHLVNIGVFTAIYFVIMFGGGMLGIISPAMILVGALIASLIDGAVIALFLARTPVMGAMTILGTIVGLLMLLTGHYWATIVLACGLGLVADLIVRSGQYRSRGRAVLAYAVFQMWYLGPVLPIFFGSQAYFDEISESMGAAYADAARGVLTPWVVVVFMIVLFAVSCLSGWIGTKLLDKHFARAGVVS; encoded by the coding sequence ATGGGAGAACCCACGAAGCTGTCCGCTCGGCACCTGGTGAACATCGGCGTCTTCACCGCCATCTATTTCGTCATCATGTTCGGTGGCGGCATGCTCGGCATCATCAGCCCGGCGATGATCCTCGTCGGAGCGCTGATCGCCAGCCTCATCGACGGCGCGGTGATCGCGCTGTTCCTGGCCAGGACCCCGGTCATGGGCGCGATGACGATCCTCGGGACGATCGTCGGCCTGCTCATGCTGCTGACCGGCCACTACTGGGCGACGATCGTGCTGGCCTGCGGTCTGGGCCTGGTCGCCGACCTGATCGTGAGGTCCGGGCAGTACCGGTCGCGCGGCAGAGCCGTCCTGGCCTACGCGGTGTTCCAGATGTGGTACCTCGGCCCCGTGCTCCCGATCTTCTTCGGGTCCCAGGCCTATTTCGACGAGATCAGCGAGTCCATGGGTGCCGCGTACGCCGACGCGGCCCGCGGCGTCCTGACGCCCTGGGTGGTGGTGGTCTTCATGATCGTCCTCTTCGCCGTCTCGTGTCTGTCGGGATGGATCGGCACCAAGCTGCTCGACAAGCACTTCGCCCGGGCGGGCGTCGTCTCGTGA
- a CDS encoding CbiQ family ECF transporter T component has protein sequence MTNDTASALVVPTAVHQDEGTLRPPSRVRFWTLDPRTKLLALLVVNALVLGTGPFVVTVAAAVVAAVLLASVTTGAAWRVYLAVFAAGTACFFLASDLLPNGLGALLTGGGFWFARFSVSLALAGYVLASTGATELAAALRALGLPRAVVIPFSVMLRFIPTVVGELRAITDAIRLRGLVPTTSSLLVHPVRTAEFILVPLLSSTSRMADDLSASAIIRGLGSERRPTSIVRLRFSRRDAAMVVVLAGLVALRISGWRP, from the coding sequence GTGACGAACGACACGGCGTCCGCCCTCGTCGTGCCGACCGCCGTCCACCAGGACGAGGGGACGCTGAGGCCCCCGTCCCGCGTGAGGTTCTGGACGCTGGACCCCCGTACCAAGCTGCTGGCCCTTCTGGTGGTGAACGCGCTGGTGCTGGGCACCGGGCCGTTCGTCGTGACCGTCGCCGCAGCCGTGGTCGCGGCCGTGCTCCTGGCCTCCGTCACGACCGGCGCGGCCTGGCGCGTGTACCTGGCGGTGTTCGCGGCCGGGACGGCCTGTTTCTTCCTGGCCTCCGATCTCCTGCCCAACGGTCTGGGCGCGCTGCTCACCGGGGGAGGATTCTGGTTCGCACGGTTCAGCGTCTCGCTCGCGCTGGCCGGATACGTCCTGGCCTCCACCGGGGCGACCGAGCTGGCCGCGGCCCTGCGTGCCCTGGGGCTCCCGCGCGCGGTCGTCATCCCCTTCTCGGTCATGCTCCGATTCATCCCCACGGTCGTCGGAGAGCTGCGGGCCATCACGGACGCGATTAGGCTGCGCGGCCTCGTCCCCACCACATCGAGCCTTCTCGTACACCCCGTCCGAACAGCGGAGTTCATCCTGGTCCCGCTGCTGTCGTCCACCAGCAGGATGGCCGACGACCTCAGCGCCTCGGCGATCATCCGGGGGCTGGGCTCCGAAAGACGGCCGACGTCGATCGTGCGGCTGCGCTTCAGCCGTCGGGACGCCGCGATGGTCGTCGTCCTCGCGGGTCTCGTGGCCCTGCGGATCTCGGGCTGGCGGCCATGA
- a CDS encoding ABC transporter ATP-binding protein, with product MTSAPIIDVTDVTFDYGRPGGAAGPYDDSPSSAIDEGPGDETLPCLRDLSFQVRPGTLTLLCGASGSGKSSALRLLNGLVPHFHSGRLSGTVTVAGVDVPHTNVADAGRTTATVFQNPRTQFFTSDVTSELAFRGENYGDDPDVIARRILDAARRLGITPLLGRNLDRLSGGELQKVACAQAVAAQTRVVLFDEPTSNLSPEAIDEFADLLAGLKADGHAVVVAEHRLYFLADLVDEVILLDEGRVIARFDRQGFGRLTDDDRRTLGLRCLTRPPTPVAEPVAEASGDDGLVLDDVRFGYGSHQVLDIGHLSFPAGGVSVLVGDNGTGKSTLARLICGLLRPWSGSSIRLSGRPANERRRLADSYIVMQDVHRQLFSDSVAREVTLGLPDEQARHLDVADLLARFDLDGLAGRHPLSLSGGQKQRLVIASAMACHKSVYVFDEPTSGVDHRHMVEIVGQLRVLADQGAVVIVITHDLELIDACADLLVTLRRLGTGHPGEPQAETRTPIHNPPKGTL from the coding sequence ATGACGTCCGCACCGATCATCGACGTCACGGACGTCACCTTCGACTACGGCCGCCCCGGTGGCGCCGCCGGCCCGTACGACGACAGCCCGTCGTCCGCCATCGATGAAGGGCCAGGCGACGAGACCCTCCCCTGCCTGCGCGACCTGTCGTTCCAGGTACGGCCGGGTACTCTCACGCTGCTGTGTGGGGCCAGCGGATCGGGGAAGTCGAGCGCGCTGCGGCTGCTCAACGGGCTGGTGCCGCACTTCCACTCGGGACGGCTCAGCGGCACGGTCACGGTCGCGGGCGTCGACGTCCCCCACACGAACGTCGCCGACGCGGGGCGCACGACCGCGACGGTCTTCCAGAATCCCCGCACGCAGTTCTTCACCTCCGACGTCACCAGCGAGCTCGCGTTCCGGGGTGAGAACTACGGCGACGACCCGGACGTGATCGCCCGGCGCATCCTCGACGCTGCCCGGCGACTCGGCATCACCCCGCTGCTGGGCCGCAACCTCGACCGGCTGTCGGGAGGCGAACTCCAGAAGGTCGCATGCGCCCAGGCGGTGGCCGCGCAGACCCGGGTCGTCCTGTTCGACGAGCCGACCTCCAACCTGTCGCCCGAGGCCATCGACGAGTTCGCCGACCTTCTGGCCGGGCTCAAGGCCGACGGGCACGCCGTCGTCGTGGCCGAGCACCGTCTCTACTTCCTGGCCGATCTCGTGGACGAGGTCATCCTGCTGGACGAGGGACGCGTCATCGCCCGCTTCGACCGCCAGGGGTTCGGGCGGCTCACCGACGACGACCGGCGCACCCTGGGTCTGCGCTGCCTGACCCGGCCTCCGACACCGGTGGCGGAACCGGTCGCCGAGGCCTCCGGGGACGACGGTCTCGTGCTCGACGATGTGCGCTTCGGCTACGGAAGTCACCAGGTGCTCGACATCGGGCACCTGTCCTTCCCGGCCGGCGGCGTCTCGGTGCTGGTCGGCGACAACGGAACCGGGAAATCGACTCTGGCGAGATTGATCTGTGGGCTGCTCAGGCCCTGGTCGGGGTCGTCGATCCGTCTTTCCGGCCGGCCCGCGAACGAGCGGCGGCGCCTGGCCGACAGCTACATCGTGATGCAGGACGTCCACCGCCAGCTGTTCAGCGACAGCGTCGCCCGCGAGGTGACCCTCGGCCTGCCCGACGAACAGGCCCGCCACCTGGACGTCGCGGACCTGCTGGCACGGTTCGACCTCGACGGCCTGGCCGGCCGTCACCCGCTGTCACTGTCGGGAGGGCAGAAGCAGCGGCTCGTCATCGCCTCGGCCATGGCCTGCCACAAATCCGTCTACGTCTTCGACGAACCCACCTCGGGAGTCGACCATCGGCACATGGTCGAGATCGTCGGGCAACTGCGCGTCCTGGCCGACCAGGGTGCCGTCGTCATCGTCATCACCCACGACCTGGAACTGATCGACGCCTGCGCCGACCTGCTGGTGACCCTGCGCCGCCTCGGCACGGGACACCCCGGTGAACCCCAGGCCGAAACCCGTACTCCGATCCACAACCCACCGAAGGGAACCCTATGA
- a CDS encoding ABC transporter ATP-binding protein, protein MSTAPSLSDTTTAPSPDAVTLESDPRAKDRAGRAAMTELMRPVAGMLRLGRLLSGASAVLAIAPYVALVRLGEILLRAWSSGSAPDAGQVTLTVNVLIGTFCARLTLYFLALAITHFADAKLGAHIRGRIVDAIGRAPLAWFTSTNSGRIRKAIQDDTHTVHTLVAHAPVETTSAVVMPLALLAYALVIDWRLGLLTIAAFPLYAALQAWSMRDMNIKTAEMDTRLARVSATMVEFVSGITVVKAFGRVGHAHDNYAKAAREFSDFYLAWTVPLLKGSALSSSIVAPPVLLLINLGFGSLMAGAGWVSAADVIACALIALVLPASIEVIGHSQWSYQLAGASALRILQVLETPSLPTPPHPAEPQGNDIRFDHVSFSYGETLAVDDVSLDLPAGTTTALIGPSGSGKSTLATLVARFADPDRGTVTIGGVEVRKMTTEVLYRHVAFVLQDPQLLRMSIRDNIALAKPLATLDEVREAARAAMIDDFVLTLPNGYDTVLDDDTDLSGGQAQRIAIARALIVDAPILVLDEATAFTDPESESEIQRALNQLVAGRTVLVIAHRPASVKGADQIAVMERGRLVAVGRHDEIADQPYYAGLLRASATDGDRSAATKEN, encoded by the coding sequence ATGAGCACCGCTCCATCCCTTTCCGACACGACCACCGCGCCATCCCCGGACGCCGTGACGCTGGAGTCCGACCCTCGCGCGAAAGACCGCGCGGGACGCGCCGCCATGACCGAGCTCATGCGGCCGGTCGCGGGCATGCTCCGGCTCGGCAGGCTCCTGTCAGGTGCCTCCGCCGTACTCGCGATCGCCCCCTACGTCGCGCTCGTCCGCCTGGGCGAAATCCTGCTGCGCGCCTGGTCGTCCGGGTCCGCGCCCGACGCCGGACAGGTCACACTGACCGTGAACGTGCTGATCGGCACGTTCTGCGCCCGGCTGACGCTGTATTTCCTCGCCCTGGCGATCACCCATTTCGCCGACGCCAAGCTCGGCGCGCACATCCGCGGCCGTATCGTCGACGCCATCGGCAGAGCCCCGCTGGCGTGGTTCACCTCGACCAACTCGGGGCGCATCCGCAAGGCCATCCAGGACGACACCCACACCGTCCACACCCTGGTGGCGCATGCCCCCGTCGAGACGACCTCTGCCGTCGTGATGCCCCTCGCGCTGCTGGCGTACGCGCTGGTCATCGACTGGCGGCTGGGGTTGCTGACCATCGCCGCCTTCCCCCTCTACGCCGCGCTGCAGGCCTGGTCCATGAGGGACATGAACATCAAGACCGCCGAGATGGACACGCGCCTGGCGCGGGTGTCGGCCACGATGGTGGAGTTCGTCAGCGGGATCACCGTCGTGAAGGCGTTCGGCCGCGTCGGCCACGCCCACGACAACTACGCGAAGGCCGCGCGGGAGTTCTCCGACTTCTACCTGGCCTGGACGGTCCCCCTGCTCAAGGGCTCCGCGCTCTCCTCGTCGATCGTGGCCCCACCCGTGCTGCTGCTGATCAACCTCGGCTTCGGCTCGCTGATGGCCGGCGCCGGGTGGGTGTCGGCGGCCGACGTCATCGCCTGCGCACTCATCGCGCTCGTCCTGCCGGCGTCCATCGAGGTGATCGGCCATTCGCAGTGGTCCTACCAACTGGCCGGGGCATCAGCGCTGCGCATTCTCCAGGTGCTGGAGACCCCCTCGCTCCCCACCCCGCCCCACCCCGCCGAGCCGCAGGGCAACGACATCCGGTTCGACCACGTCAGCTTCTCCTACGGCGAGACCCTGGCCGTGGACGACGTCAGCCTCGACCTGCCGGCCGGGACCACGACCGCTCTCATCGGGCCGTCCGGCTCGGGGAAGTCGACGCTGGCGACGCTCGTCGCCCGGTTCGCCGACCCCGACCGGGGAACCGTGACGATCGGTGGGGTCGAGGTGCGGAAGATGACCACCGAGGTGCTCTACCGGCACGTGGCCTTCGTCCTGCAGGACCCGCAACTCCTGCGCATGTCGATCCGCGACAACATCGCACTGGCGAAGCCGCTCGCGACCCTCGACGAGGTCCGGGAGGCCGCGCGAGCGGCGATGATCGACGACTTCGTCCTCACCCTCCCGAACGGCTACGACACCGTCCTCGACGACGACACCGACCTGTCGGGCGGTCAGGCCCAGCGCATCGCCATCGCCAGGGCACTCATCGTGGACGCGCCGATCCTCGTCCTCGACGAGGCCACGGCGTTCACCGACCCCGAATCCGAGTCGGAGATCCAGCGCGCCCTCAACCAGCTCGTCGCGGGTCGCACCGTGCTGGTCATCGCCCACCGACCCGCGTCGGTCAAGGGAGCCGACCAGATCGCGGTGATGGAACGCGGACGACTCGTCGCGGTCGGCAGACACGACGAGATCGCCGACCAGCCCTACTACGCGGGCCTGTTGCGAGCCTCGGCCACCGACGGCGACCGTTCCGCCGCCACGAAGGAGAACTGA